The segment AAAACGGGTGCCCATCGTATTTCAAGGAGAGAATCCGGAAATCTTGAAAATGGTGAAGTCACTTACGTCAGAGCAGCGTGAGAAACTGCAAAAGCTGCGCAATACGGAAGTCAAAACAGTGGTCAGTGCATCGTTCAATTTTGACGAGAAACGTTTTGAAGAGGAAGGCCAGCTGGATCATCTGATCGGCTCCATCACGACAATGAACGCAAATTTTGACGGTTTGGATGTCGTTGAAGTACCCGCAGGAAACTGGGCGATTTTTAGTTCGGAAGGGCCGTTCCCTGACACTTTGCAAGACACATGGGCAAAAATATTTTCAGAATGGCTGCCGTCTTCGCCTTATGAACTGATCGAAGGGCCGGAAATCTCATTTAATGGTGATTTTTCAAATCCGGTGAATGTTTATAGTGAAATTTGGATTCCGGTGAAAGAGAACAAGAAATAAAGTAGAGGGCAGCTTGGAGCTGTAATCAGAACTATGAGCAGGACACCAGAGAATGATATAGACAAAATGAAAAACCATCCCTGTAAACCAGATCGGTTACAGGAGATGGTTTTTTGTCTATTAATATTTATAGGACTGGCCGCCATCGATG is part of the Planococcus shenhongbingii genome and harbors:
- a CDS encoding AraC family transcriptional regulator, whose amino-acid sequence is MDMLKDMNAALHYIEEHLDGDIEFEKVAEIAGVSEYHFRKLFSYLSGMSLGAYIRNRRLSQAAIDLQQGRERVLDVAVKYGYDSADGFSRAFREWSGMNPSEVKNSESFKVFPKLTFQLSIRGGIDMEYRIVEKEAFKLVGIKKRVPIVFQGENPEILKMVKSLTSEQREKLQKLRNTEVKTVVSASFNFDEKRFEEEGQLDHLIGSITTMNANFDGLDVVEVPAGNWAIFSSEGPFPDTLQDTWAKIFSEWLPSSPYELIEGPEISFNGDFSNPVNVYSEIWIPVKENKK